Proteins encoded in a region of the Paraburkholderia flava genome:
- a CDS encoding YebC/PmpR family DNA-binding transcriptional regulator yields MAGHSKWANIKHKKAATDAKRGKIWTRLIKEIQVAARMGGGEVDTNPRLRLAIEKAYDANMPKDNINRAIQRGTGGVDGANYEEIRYEGYGIGGAAIIVDTMTDNRIRTVAEVRHAFSKNGGNMGTDGSVSFMFDHVGQFLFAPGTPEDKLMDAALEAGAEDVVTNDDGSIEVTCPANDFPKVKSALEAAGFKAEMAEVTMKPQTEVEFTGDDAVKMQKLLDALENLDDVQEVYTNAAIADE; encoded by the coding sequence ATGGCAGGTCATTCGAAGTGGGCCAACATCAAGCATAAGAAGGCCGCGACCGACGCGAAGCGCGGCAAGATCTGGACACGGCTCATCAAGGAAATTCAGGTTGCGGCCCGCATGGGCGGAGGCGAAGTCGATACGAACCCGCGTCTGCGGCTCGCTATCGAAAAGGCGTACGACGCCAACATGCCGAAGGACAACATCAACCGCGCGATCCAGCGCGGCACGGGCGGCGTCGACGGCGCGAACTACGAGGAAATCCGCTACGAAGGCTACGGCATCGGCGGTGCAGCGATCATCGTCGACACGATGACCGACAACCGCATCCGCACCGTCGCGGAAGTGCGTCACGCGTTCTCGAAGAACGGCGGCAACATGGGCACGGACGGTTCGGTGTCGTTCATGTTCGATCACGTCGGCCAGTTCCTGTTCGCGCCGGGCACGCCGGAAGACAAGCTGATGGACGCGGCGCTCGAAGCCGGTGCCGAAGACGTCGTGACGAACGACGACGGCAGCATCGAGGTCACCTGCCCCGCCAACGATTTCCCGAAGGTGAAGAGCGCGCTCGAAGCCGCCGGCTTCAAGGCCGAAATGGCCGAAGTGACGATGAAGCCGCAGACGGAAGTCGAGTTCACCGGCGACGATGCAGTGAAGATGCAGAAGCTGCTCGACGCACTCGAAAATCTCGACGACGTTCAGGAAGTCTATACAAACGCGGCGATCGCGGACGAATGA
- the purD gene encoding phosphoribosylamine--glycine ligase has translation MKLLVVGSGGREHALAWKLAQSPRVQLVYVAPGNGGTAHDDRLRNVDITEPAALADFVEKEQIAFTLVGPEGPLADGIVNLFRSRGLKIFGPTKEAAQLESSKDFAKAFMKRHAIPTAEYETFTDPAAAHAYLDTKGAPIVVKADGLAAGKGVVVALTIDEAHEAVDSMLSGNKLGDAGARVVIEEFLAGEEASFIVMVDGMHVLALASSQDHKRLLDGDRGPNTGGMGAYSPAPIVTPQLHARVMREIILPTVRGMENEGVRFTGFLYAGLMIDAQGNPKTLEFNCRMGDPETQPIMARLKGDFSKVVEQAIAGTLDTVELDWDRRTALGVVLAAHNYPETPRKGDRISDIPAATDESVTFHAGTTLADGKLVTSGGRVLCVVGLADSVRSAQSVAYETINQISFDGMQYRRDIGHRAVNRKHG, from the coding sequence ATGAAGTTACTCGTCGTCGGGTCCGGCGGTCGCGAACATGCGCTCGCATGGAAGCTCGCTCAATCGCCGCGCGTGCAGCTCGTCTACGTCGCGCCCGGCAACGGCGGCACGGCGCACGACGACCGGCTGCGCAACGTCGACATCACCGAGCCGGCCGCGCTCGCGGATTTCGTCGAGAAGGAACAGATCGCGTTCACGCTGGTCGGGCCCGAAGGCCCGCTCGCGGACGGCATCGTCAACCTGTTCCGTTCGCGCGGTCTGAAAATTTTCGGGCCGACGAAGGAAGCCGCGCAGCTCGAAAGCTCGAAGGATTTCGCGAAGGCCTTCATGAAGCGCCACGCGATCCCGACCGCCGAATACGAAACCTTCACCGACCCCGCCGCTGCGCACGCGTATCTCGATACGAAGGGCGCGCCGATCGTCGTGAAGGCCGACGGCCTCGCTGCGGGCAAGGGCGTGGTGGTTGCGCTGACGATCGACGAAGCGCATGAAGCCGTCGACTCGATGCTGTCCGGCAACAAGCTCGGCGATGCGGGCGCGCGCGTCGTGATCGAAGAGTTTCTCGCGGGCGAGGAAGCGAGCTTCATCGTGATGGTCGACGGCATGCACGTGCTGGCGCTCGCGTCGAGCCAGGACCACAAGCGTCTGCTCGATGGCGACCGGGGGCCGAATACCGGCGGCATGGGCGCGTACTCGCCCGCGCCGATCGTCACGCCGCAACTGCACGCGCGCGTGATGCGCGAAATCATCCTGCCGACCGTGCGTGGAATGGAAAACGAAGGCGTGCGCTTCACCGGCTTCCTGTACGCCGGCCTGATGATCGACGCGCAAGGCAACCCGAAGACGCTCGAATTCAACTGCCGGATGGGCGACCCCGAAACGCAACCGATCATGGCGCGTCTGAAGGGCGACTTCTCGAAGGTCGTCGAGCAGGCGATCGCCGGCACGCTCGATACCGTCGAACTCGACTGGGATCGCCGCACCGCGCTCGGCGTCGTGCTCGCCGCACACAACTATCCGGAGACGCCGCGCAAGGGCGACCGCATCAGCGACATCCCCGCCGCCACCGACGAATCCGTGACCTTCCATGCGGGCACGACGCTCGCGGACGGCAAGCTCGTTACGTCGGGTGGCCGGGTGCTGTGCGTGGTCGGTCTGGCCGATTCGGTGCGCAGCGCGCAGTCGGTCGCGTACGAAACGATCAACCAGATCTCGTTCGACGGCATGCAGTATCGCCGCGACATCGGCCATCGCGCGGTCAACCGCAAGCACGGCTGA
- the hemF gene encoding oxygen-dependent coproporphyrinogen oxidase, producing the protein MTDPTYNVQAVRSWLQQLQTHIADTLGAFDGQAFATDAWQRAPGEKLRGGGCTRILEGGSFFERAGIGLSDVAGDALPASASAARPQLAGRAFEAMGVSLVLHPHNPHCPTVHMNVRLLMATKPGEAPIFWFGGGMDLTPYYGYEEDAQHFHRTCRDALQPFGADLYPSFKRWCDEYFFLKHRNETRGVGGIFFDDFSAPGFERSFEMVRSVGDAFLNAYMPIVERRRDMPYSQAERDFQAYRRGRYVEFNLVFDRGTLFGLQSGGRTESILMSMPPVANWRYNWHPEPGTPEARLASDFLVPREWV; encoded by the coding sequence ATGACCGATCCGACCTACAACGTTCAGGCCGTCCGCAGCTGGCTCCAGCAGTTGCAGACCCACATCGCCGACACGCTCGGCGCGTTCGACGGCCAGGCCTTCGCCACCGACGCATGGCAGCGCGCGCCCGGCGAGAAGCTGCGCGGCGGCGGCTGCACGCGCATCCTCGAAGGCGGTTCGTTCTTCGAACGCGCGGGCATCGGCCTGTCGGACGTTGCCGGCGATGCGCTGCCCGCATCGGCGAGCGCGGCGCGTCCGCAGCTCGCAGGCCGCGCGTTCGAAGCGATGGGTGTGTCGCTCGTGCTGCATCCGCACAATCCGCACTGCCCGACCGTGCACATGAACGTGCGTCTGCTGATGGCAACCAAGCCTGGCGAAGCGCCGATCTTCTGGTTCGGCGGCGGCATGGACCTGACGCCGTACTACGGCTACGAGGAAGACGCGCAGCATTTTCATCGCACGTGCCGCGACGCGCTGCAGCCGTTCGGCGCGGACCTGTACCCGAGCTTCAAGCGCTGGTGCGACGAATACTTCTTCCTCAAGCATCGCAATGAGACACGCGGTGTCGGCGGGATTTTCTTCGACGATTTTTCTGCGCCGGGCTTCGAGCGTTCGTTCGAGATGGTGCGCAGCGTCGGCGACGCGTTTTTAAATGCGTACATGCCGATCGTCGAGCGCCGTCGCGATATGCCGTACAGCCAGGCTGAGCGCGATTTCCAGGCGTACCGGCGCGGCCGTTACGTCGAGTTCAATCTGGTCTTCGACCGTGGCACACTGTTCGGGCTGCAAAGCGGTGGGCGTACCGAATCGATCCTGATGTCGATGCCGCCCGTCGCCAACTGGCGCTACAACTGGCATCCTGAGCCCGGAACACCCGAAGCGCGCCTCGCAAGCGACTTCCTCGTGCCGCGCGAGTGGGTGTGA
- a CDS encoding methylglyoxal synthase: MTTRVALIAHDHKKDDIVKLAGEYADTLKHCELVATGTTGSRIAAAHGLEVQRMLSGPHGGDLQIGAQLAEGNVDMVIFLRDPMTPQPHEPDINALVRACDVHNVPCATNISTARMLLDALTLRVRQQQA, encoded by the coding sequence ATGACCACACGCGTCGCACTGATCGCGCACGACCACAAGAAAGACGACATCGTGAAGCTCGCCGGCGAATACGCCGACACGCTCAAACACTGCGAACTCGTCGCGACCGGCACCACCGGTTCGCGGATCGCTGCCGCACACGGCCTCGAAGTGCAGCGGATGCTGTCGGGTCCGCACGGCGGCGATTTGCAGATCGGCGCGCAGCTCGCCGAGGGCAACGTCGACATGGTGATCTTCCTGCGCGACCCGATGACGCCGCAGCCGCACGAACCGGACATCAACGCGCTGGTGCGCGCATGCGACGTCCACAACGTGCCGTGCGCGACCAACATTTCCACCGCACGGATGCTGCTCGATGCATTGACGCTGCGCGTCAGACAGCAACAAGCCTGA
- the upp gene encoding uracil phosphoribosyltransferase: MTQDSRFPNLFILDHPLIQHKLSHMRDRDTSTRTFRELLREITLLMGYEITRNLPMTTRRVSTPLVEMDAPVIAGKKLAIVPVLRAGVGMSDGLLELIPSARVGHIGVYRAADHRPVEYLVRLPDLEDRIFILCDPMVATGYSAAHAVDVLKRRGVPGSSIMFLALVAAPEGVQVFQDAHPDVKLYVASLDSHLDGHAYIVPGLGDAGDRLFGTKN; the protein is encoded by the coding sequence ATGACACAGGACAGCCGTTTCCCCAATCTTTTCATCCTCGATCACCCGCTGATCCAGCACAAGCTGTCGCACATGCGCGACCGGGACACGTCGACGCGCACGTTCCGCGAACTGCTGCGCGAGATCACGCTGCTGATGGGCTACGAGATCACCCGCAATCTGCCGATGACGACGCGTCGCGTGTCCACCCCGCTCGTCGAGATGGACGCGCCGGTGATCGCCGGCAAGAAGCTCGCGATCGTGCCGGTGCTGCGCGCGGGCGTCGGGATGTCGGACGGGCTGCTCGAACTGATTCCGTCGGCGCGCGTCGGCCACATCGGCGTGTATCGCGCGGCGGATCACCGGCCGGTCGAATATCTCGTGCGGCTGCCGGATCTGGAAGACCGCATCTTCATCCTGTGCGATCCGATGGTCGCGACCGGCTATTCGGCCGCCCACGCAGTCGATGTGCTGAAGCGGCGCGGTGTGCCCGGTTCGAGCATCATGTTCCTCGCGCTCGTCGCCGCGCCCGAAGGCGTCCAGGTGTTCCAGGACGCGCATCCGGATGTGAAGCTGTACGTCGCGTCGCTCGATTCGCACCTGGACGGGCACGCGTACATCGTGCCGGGTCTCGGCGATGCCGGCGACCGGTTGTTCGGTACGAAGAACTGA
- a CDS encoding quinone oxidoreductase family protein has product MAKAIRFDRTGGPEVMKWIDVEVGDPADGEIRVKQHAVGLNFIDVYFRTGLYPLPLPGGLGMEAAGEVTAVGGGVSGLKVGDRIAYVARPPGAYAQERVLPAKDVVKLPDGVSYEQAASAMLQGLTVQYLLRRTYQVKAGDTILIQAAAGGVGLLACQWAKALGATVIGTVGSDEKAEIAKAHGCDYPIVYTRDNFTKRVREITNGAGVPVVYDSIGKDTFTASLDCLAPLGLFVSFGNASGPLPLIDSSEFAGRGSLFFTRPTLFSYIAKRSDYDAMSAELFEMISSGKVKTSINQRYALADVGQAHIDLEARRTTGSTVLLP; this is encoded by the coding sequence ATGGCAAAGGCAATCCGATTCGACCGGACTGGCGGTCCGGAGGTGATGAAGTGGATCGATGTCGAAGTCGGCGATCCGGCCGACGGCGAGATCCGCGTGAAGCAGCATGCAGTCGGCCTGAATTTCATCGACGTGTATTTCCGCACGGGGCTGTACCCGTTGCCGCTGCCCGGCGGTCTCGGGATGGAAGCGGCGGGCGAAGTGACGGCAGTCGGTGGAGGCGTGAGCGGCCTGAAGGTCGGCGACCGCATCGCGTACGTTGCGCGGCCGCCTGGCGCGTATGCGCAGGAGCGCGTGCTGCCCGCGAAGGACGTCGTGAAACTGCCCGATGGCGTGAGCTACGAGCAGGCCGCCTCGGCGATGCTGCAGGGGCTGACCGTGCAATACCTGCTGCGTCGTACGTATCAGGTCAAAGCCGGCGACACGATCCTGATCCAGGCTGCCGCCGGCGGCGTCGGGTTGCTCGCATGCCAGTGGGCGAAGGCGCTCGGTGCGACGGTGATCGGCACGGTGGGCTCCGACGAAAAGGCGGAGATCGCGAAGGCGCACGGCTGCGATTACCCGATCGTCTATACGCGCGACAACTTCACGAAGCGCGTGCGCGAGATCACCAACGGCGCGGGCGTGCCGGTGGTGTACGACTCGATCGGCAAGGACACGTTTACCGCATCGCTCGACTGTCTCGCGCCGCTTGGGCTGTTCGTCAGCTTCGGCAATGCGTCGGGACCGCTGCCGCTGATCGATTCATCCGAGTTCGCGGGTCGCGGCTCGCTGTTCTTCACGCGACCGACGCTGTTCTCGTACATCGCTAAACGCAGCGACTACGACGCGATGTCGGCGGAGCTGTTCGAGATGATCTCGTCGGGCAAGGTGAAGACGAGCATCAACCAGCGTTACGCGCTCGCCGACGTCGGGCAGGCGCATATCGATCTGGAAGCGCGGCGCACGACCGGGTCGACGGTTCTGCTGCCGTAG
- a CDS encoding SDR family oxidoreductase, whose product MDMGIAGRTALVCAASKGLGRGCAEALAAEGVNLAIVARTAETLEATAAGIRAQTGVDVKTVACDITTPEGRAAALAACPQPDILVNNAGGPPPGDFRTFTHDDWLRALEANMLTPIALIQATIDGMIARGFGRIVNITSSSVKAPIDVLGLSNGARSGLTGFVAGVARKVAGQGVTINNLLPGVFDTDRIVGTIAAQAKAQNVSIDEARKQRMASIPAGRFGNRDEFGRACAFLCSVHGGYITGQNWLIDGGAFPGTF is encoded by the coding sequence ATGGACATGGGAATCGCAGGACGGACCGCGCTCGTCTGCGCGGCGAGCAAGGGTCTCGGGCGCGGCTGCGCGGAGGCGCTCGCCGCCGAGGGCGTGAATCTCGCGATCGTCGCGCGCACCGCGGAAACGCTCGAGGCCACCGCCGCCGGCATCCGCGCGCAAACGGGCGTCGACGTGAAGACGGTCGCGTGCGACATCACCACGCCGGAAGGTCGCGCGGCCGCGCTGGCCGCGTGTCCGCAGCCGGACATCCTCGTCAACAATGCGGGCGGTCCGCCGCCCGGCGACTTCCGCACGTTCACGCACGACGACTGGCTGCGCGCGCTCGAAGCGAACATGCTGACGCCGATCGCGCTGATCCAGGCGACGATCGACGGGATGATCGCGCGCGGTTTCGGGCGCATCGTCAACATCACGAGTTCGTCGGTGAAGGCGCCGATCGATGTGCTGGGTTTGTCGAACGGCGCGCGCTCCGGGTTGACCGGCTTCGTCGCGGGCGTCGCGCGCAAGGTCGCGGGGCAGGGCGTGACGATCAACAACCTGTTGCCCGGCGTGTTCGATACCGATCGCATCGTCGGCACGATCGCCGCGCAGGCGAAGGCGCAGAACGTATCGATCGACGAAGCGCGCAAGCAGCGGATGGCATCGATTCCCGCAGGCCGCTTCGGCAACCGCGACGAGTTCGGCCGCGCGTGCGCGTTTCTGTGCAGCGTGCATGGTGGATATATCACCGGGCAGAACTGGTTGATCGATGGTGGGGCTTTTCCGGGGACGTTTTGA